The Primulina tabacum isolate GXHZ01 chromosome 16, ASM2559414v2, whole genome shotgun sequence genome window below encodes:
- the LOC142529951 gene encoding beta-amyrin 28-monooxygenase-like, whose amino-acid sequence MTGNFSYDLSLVLKAFAASLFSLIIFNILIRNKSAKKKHLNLPPGSYGWPVLGESLDFLGGSRAGTPGKFVEERKEKYKSEVFKTSLMGESVAVICDGPSGYKFLFSNENKLVRIWWPASVRRLLGRCLSTTSGVEGMQMRKMVSQFFSPHAFTKLYIRTMDLVAQQHINTRWQGKEEVKVFPAIRSYTFEVACRLFMSIEEPEQIAKLSSLFDIFIKGVISIPLNFPGTRFFKANRATNAIRIELQKIVRRRRVELEQKTVLPSQDLLSHLLANPDENGDFMPESVIINNTILLLFAGHDTSSSAIMMLIKYLAEIPEVHEQVLQEQKEISASKEGEFLQWEDIQKMKYSWNVASEVLRLSSPVVGAFREVMEDLKYGGYDIPKGWKFYWNAPMTHMDPSLFPEKERLNPSRYDGGGPIPYSYVAFGGGPRMCLGKEFARLEILIFLHNLIKIYRWDLVIPGEKIIYDPIPTPVNGLPISLHRNG is encoded by the exons ATGACTGGAAATTTTTCGTATGATCTCTCCTTAGTTTTGAAAGCTTTTGCAGCCTCTTTGTTTTCATtaatcatattcaatattttgaTAAGAAACAAATCAGCAAAAAAGAAACACTTAAATCTTCCTCCGGGAAGCTATGGCTGGCCAGTTCTTGGGGAATCATTGGATTTTCTTGGCGGCAGCAGGGCCGGAACTCCCGGGAAATTCGTGGAAGAAAGAAAGGAGAAGTACAAGTCTGAGGTGTTCAAGACTTCCCTTATGGGGGAATCTGTAGCTGTGATATGCGATGGCCCAAGTGGGTACAAGTTTTTGTTCAGTAATGAGAATAAATTGGTCAGGATTTGGTGGCCCGCTTCGGTGAGGAGGCTACTCGGGAGGTGTCTGTCTACTACTTCTGGAGTTGAAGGAATGCAAATGAGGAAGATGGTATCTCAATTTTTTAGCCCACACGCCTTCACAAAGCTTTATATCAGAACCATGGATTTGGTTGCCCAACAGCACATAAACACTCGCTGGCAAG GTAAAGAGGAGGTGAAGGTGTTTCCAGCTATCAGATCATACACATTTGAGGTGGCATGCAGATTGTTCATGAGCATTGAAGAGCCTGAACAGATAGCAAAATTATCTTCCCTCtttgatatttttataaaagGAGTCATCTCTATCCCTCTCAACTTTCCAGGAACAAGATTCTTTAAGGCAAATAGAGCTACCAACGCTATTAGGATTGAACTACAGAAGATAGTCAGAAGGAGGAGAGTGGAGTTGGAACAAAAAACCGTGTTACCTTCTCAAGATCTTCTCTCGCATTTGCTTGCAAATCCTGATGAAAATGGCGACTTTATGCCCGAATCAGTTATCATAAATAACACAATTCTCCTACTCTTTGCCGGTCATGATACTTCAAGTTCTGCTATAATGATGCTTATTAAGTATCTAGCCGAGATTCCTGAAGTACATGAACAAGTCTTGCAAG AGCAGAAAGAAATTTCAGCATCGAAAGAAGGAGAGTTTCTGCAGTGGGAGGATATACAGAAGATGAAGTACTCCTGGAATGTAGCATCTGAAGTTTTACGATTATCGTCTCCCGTGGTAGGTGCTTTTAGAGAAGTTATGGAGGATTTGAAATATGGTGGCTATGACATACCCAAAGGATGGAAG TTCTATTGGAATGCACCGATGACACATATGGATCCTAGCTTGTTTCCAGAGAAAGAGAGATTAAATCCATCAAGATATGATGGTGGTGGTCCTATTCCTTATTCCTATGTTGCATTTGGCGGAGGACCTAGGATGTGTCTAGGGAAAGAGTTTGCTCGACTCGAGATATTGATATTTCTACataatttgataaaaatatacAGGTGGGATTTAGTGATTCCTGGTGAAAAGATCATATATGATCCAATTCCCACCCCAGTCAATGGGCTTCCAATTTCTCTTCACCGTAATGGTTAG